In one window of Vibrio sp. JC009 DNA:
- the erpA gene encoding iron-sulfur cluster insertion protein ErpA, producing the protein MSEVSVPLTFSDAAASRVKTLILEEENPNLKLRVYITGGGCSGFQYGFTFDEDVNEGDMVIEKNEVTLVVDPMSLQYLIGGTVDFTDGLEGSRFFVDNPNATTTCGCGASFSV; encoded by the coding sequence GTGAGCGAAGTTAGCGTACCATTAACATTTTCTGATGCGGCAGCATCAAGGGTTAAGACTCTGATTTTAGAAGAGGAAAATCCTAACCTGAAATTGCGCGTTTATATTACCGGTGGTGGTTGTAGCGGATTTCAGTATGGTTTCACATTTGATGAAGATGTGAACGAGGGAGATATGGTTATTGAGAAAAATGAGGTCACTCTGGTTGTAGACCCTATGAGTCTGCAATACCTGATTGGCGGAACGGTTGACTTTACTGATGGCCTGGAAGGATCGCGCTTTTTCGTAGATAACCCGAACGCAACAACAACCTGTGGCTGTGGCGCTTCATTCAGTGTCTGA
- the hemL gene encoding glutamate-1-semialdehyde 2,1-aminomutase, with the protein MTKSVELYQKAQDKIPGGVNSPVRAFNGVGGSPIFIEKADGPLITDADGKEYIDYVGSWGPMILGHNHPAIRDAVIEAAHRGLSFGAPTEMEISMAELVSELVPSMEQVRMVSSGTEATMSAIRLARGFTGRDKLLKFEGCYHGHADSLLVKAGSGALTLGQPSSPGVPADFAKHTLTATFNDLESVKSLFRANKGEIACIIVEPVAGNMNCIPPVEGFLEGLREICDAEGALLIFDEVMTGFRVAQGCAQAYYNIKPDLTTLGKVIGGGMPVGAFGGRKEVMQYIAPTGPVYQAGTLSGNPIAMAAGFACLNELKKEGNEARLAEITKKLAEGFKAMAAKNNIPLLVSQVGGMFGFFFTDQEKVTSFEEVCKCDVERFKKFFHYMLGEGVYLAPSAFEASFTSLAHTDKDIEKTLEAADRCFARLAAED; encoded by the coding sequence ATGACCAAATCAGTGGAACTATATCAAAAGGCTCAGGATAAGATTCCAGGTGGCGTAAACTCGCCGGTACGAGCATTTAACGGCGTTGGCGGCTCACCAATTTTCATTGAGAAGGCTGACGGCCCTTTGATCACAGATGCGGACGGCAAAGAATATATCGATTACGTTGGCTCATGGGGACCTATGATTCTGGGTCACAACCATCCGGCAATCCGTGATGCAGTGATTGAAGCGGCGCACCGCGGTCTGAGCTTTGGTGCTCCGACGGAAATGGAAATCTCCATGGCTGAGCTGGTCTCTGAACTTGTTCCGTCTATGGAGCAGGTAAGAATGGTAAGTTCAGGCACAGAAGCAACCATGAGTGCTATCCGTCTTGCCCGTGGCTTTACCGGCAGAGACAAGCTGCTGAAGTTCGAAGGTTGTTACCACGGCCACGCTGACAGCCTGCTGGTTAAAGCAGGCTCTGGTGCGCTGACTCTTGGTCAGCCAAGCTCACCGGGTGTTCCTGCTGATTTTGCCAAGCATACGCTAACGGCAACATTTAACGACTTGGAATCGGTTAAGTCTCTGTTCAGAGCAAATAAAGGCGAAATCGCCTGTATTATCGTTGAACCTGTTGCAGGCAACATGAACTGCATTCCTCCGGTTGAAGGCTTCCTTGAAGGTCTGAGAGAGATCTGTGACGCTGAAGGCGCGCTGCTTATCTTTGATGAAGTAATGACAGGTTTCCGCGTGGCTCAGGGCTGTGCTCAGGCTTACTACAACATCAAACCTGATTTGACCACACTAGGCAAAGTTATCGGCGGCGGTATGCCGGTTGGCGCTTTCGGCGGCCGCAAGGAAGTAATGCAATATATCGCACCGACAGGCCCTGTATATCAGGCAGGTACGCTTTCAGGTAACCCGATTGCGATGGCTGCCGGTTTTGCTTGCCTGAACGAGCTGAAAAAAGAAGGCAACGAAGCCCGTCTTGCTGAAATCACCAAAAAACTGGCTGAAGGCTTTAAGGCAATGGCAGCTAAAAACAACATCCCGCTGCTTGTTAGTCAGGTTGGCGGTATGTTCGGCTTCTTCTTTACCGACCAGGAAAAAGTCACCAGCTTTGAAGAAGTGTGTAAATGCGATGTAGAGCGCTTTAAGAAGTTCTTCCACTATATGCTGGGCGAAGGCGTTTACCTTGCACCGTCTGCATTCGAAGCAAGCTTCACCTCTCTGGCTCATACCGATAAGGATATTGAGAAAACACTGGAAGCTGCGGATAGGTGTTTTGCGCGATTGGCGGCAGAGGATTAA
- a CDS encoding efflux RND transporter permease subunit, translating into MFTTIDAALSRSRTVMTLLVMILIAGVITYITIPKESSPDITIPVIYVSVGHQGISPGDAERLLVRPIEQELRSIEGVKEMTSTAAEGHASVMLEFNVGMDLDKAMADVRDAVDQAKPKLPADSDEPTVNEVTLASFQPVLSVVLYGSVPERTIVQVARELGDKLESYKQVLEVDIAGDREDIVEIIVDPLLMESYNLDQGDIYNLIALNNRVVAAGFVDTGYGRFSVKVPSVFDSLKDVLELPIKVDGKQVITFGDIATVRRSFRDPESYARLDGESAVVLDVKKRAGENIIETVELVRAIIATAEQQEEWPNNLMVEYTWDESEDVKMMLNDLQNNILSAIILVVIVIIAILGVRTAFLVGVSIPGSFLTGLLVLAVFGLTVNIIVLFSLIMAVGMLVDGAIVVTEFADRRMHEGKNRVDAYRDAAKRMAWPIIASTATTLAAFAPLLFWPDVTGEFMKYLPITLIATLSASLLMALVFVPVLGSLIGKEQYIRPEFRAELVALHDGDFSKATGFTRLYFNTLSIAIKHPVKIFIGAVLLAIGVGFAYSKAGLGAEFFPEVDPPSFTIKVRSYGDLSINEKDKIMREIESVVIGGEEFESVYTRTGGGDSIGQIQVTPVDWQYRRPVNEIIEELKQKTDQFAGVEIEYKKPEAGPPSDHDLVIELSAREQDKLDAATKVVRHWADSYPAFTNISDNSKKPGIDWQIDIKRDDAGRFAADATLVGNTVQFVTNGLKIGDYLPDDANEEVDILVRFPKEQRDIGRFDELRVKTPAGLVPITNFAEIRPEQKQDTIHRTDGRRVSEVMADIKGDYNLSIELPKIEARLKELGLTGVDFKLRGKNEDQDKSSAFLMKAFVVALGVMALILITQFNSFYQAFLILSAVLFSTVGVFAGLLIFQKPFGIVMSGIGVISLAGIVVNNNIVLIDTFNQLLRRGLSREEAILRTGVQRLRPVMLTTVTTILGLLPMVLEMNIDIVNQNIEFGAPSTQWWSQLATAVAGGLAFATALTLVLTPCLLMLGRKDKSAKPASEMEEIIE; encoded by the coding sequence ATGTTTACGACGATTGATGCTGCGCTGTCACGCTCAAGGACAGTGATGACTCTGCTGGTTATGATTCTGATAGCAGGCGTTATCACCTATATCACGATTCCCAAGGAATCCAGTCCGGATATCACCATCCCGGTTATCTATGTCAGTGTCGGCCATCAGGGGATTTCTCCCGGAGATGCGGAGCGGCTGCTGGTTCGTCCTATAGAGCAGGAATTGCGTTCCATTGAAGGCGTTAAAGAGATGACCTCCACAGCTGCAGAAGGCCACGCCTCTGTGATGCTGGAGTTTAATGTGGGAATGGATCTCGATAAAGCCATGGCTGATGTGCGTGATGCCGTGGATCAGGCTAAGCCTAAACTTCCGGCTGACAGTGATGAGCCAACGGTTAATGAAGTGACGCTGGCATCCTTCCAGCCGGTACTTTCTGTTGTGCTGTACGGCAGTGTGCCAGAAAGAACCATAGTGCAGGTGGCACGTGAACTGGGCGATAAGCTGGAAAGCTATAAGCAGGTACTGGAAGTGGATATTGCCGGTGACCGTGAGGATATTGTTGAGATCATCGTCGATCCTCTGCTAATGGAAAGCTATAACCTGGACCAGGGCGATATCTACAATCTGATTGCTCTGAATAACAGAGTGGTTGCAGCCGGCTTTGTGGATACGGGTTACGGACGCTTTTCAGTAAAAGTTCCTTCGGTTTTTGACTCTTTAAAAGATGTTCTGGAACTGCCGATTAAAGTGGATGGCAAACAGGTGATTACCTTTGGTGATATTGCTACGGTAAGGCGCTCATTCCGCGACCCTGAAAGTTATGCAAGACTGGACGGTGAGTCAGCTGTTGTTCTGGATGTGAAAAAGCGCGCCGGTGAAAACATTATTGAAACCGTTGAACTGGTCAGGGCAATTATTGCCACAGCTGAGCAGCAGGAAGAGTGGCCGAACAACCTGATGGTGGAATATACCTGGGATGAATCTGAAGATGTGAAGATGATGCTGAACGATCTTCAGAACAATATCTTATCGGCCATTATTCTGGTGGTGATCGTCATTATCGCCATCCTTGGGGTAAGAACCGCCTTTCTTGTGGGTGTCTCTATTCCAGGCTCTTTCCTTACCGGACTTTTGGTATTAGCGGTGTTTGGCCTGACGGTGAACATCATCGTTCTTTTTTCGCTGATTATGGCGGTGGGGATGCTGGTGGATGGGGCCATAGTGGTTACCGAGTTTGCTGACCGGCGAATGCACGAAGGCAAAAACCGGGTTGATGCCTACCGCGATGCGGCAAAAAGGATGGCCTGGCCGATCATTGCATCCACAGCAACCACTCTGGCTGCCTTTGCACCACTGCTGTTCTGGCCGGATGTGACCGGCGAGTTTATGAAGTATCTGCCGATTACGCTCATCGCAACTTTGAGTGCATCACTGTTGATGGCACTGGTCTTTGTGCCGGTTCTGGGTAGCCTGATTGGTAAAGAGCAGTATATCAGACCTGAATTCCGGGCAGAGCTGGTTGCTCTGCATGACGGCGATTTTTCCAAGGCGACCGGTTTTACCAGGCTCTATTTTAATACCCTGTCGATTGCGATTAAGCATCCGGTAAAAATCTTTATCGGCGCAGTTTTGCTTGCTATCGGTGTTGGCTTTGCCTATTCCAAGGCCGGGTTGGGCGCCGAGTTTTTCCCGGAGGTGGACCCGCCTTCATTTACCATTAAGGTTCGCTCCTATGGTGATCTTTCTATTAATGAAAAAGATAAGATCATGCGCGAAATTGAATCTGTGGTTATCGGTGGCGAAGAGTTTGAGAGTGTATACACAAGAACCGGGGGAGGTGATTCTATCGGCCAGATTCAGGTGACTCCGGTGGACTGGCAGTACCGCAGACCGGTAAATGAAATTATTGAAGAGCTGAAGCAGAAAACTGATCAGTTTGCCGGTGTCGAAATCGAATATAAAAAACCGGAAGCCGGGCCGCCAAGCGATCATGATCTGGTGATTGAACTCTCTGCACGGGAGCAGGATAAGCTGGATGCTGCAACTAAGGTTGTCCGTCACTGGGCTGACAGCTATCCGGCATTTACCAACATAAGTGACAATTCTAAAAAACCGGGAATCGACTGGCAGATTGATATCAAGCGAGATGATGCAGGCCGTTTTGCCGCCGATGCAACCCTGGTGGGTAATACGGTTCAGTTTGTTACCAATGGCCTGAAGATAGGAGACTACCTGCCGGATGATGCCAATGAAGAAGTGGATATTCTGGTTCGTTTCCCTAAAGAGCAGAGAGATATCGGCCGCTTTGATGAGTTAAGAGTAAAGACTCCGGCAGGTCTGGTACCTATTACTAATTTTGCTGAAATCAGACCTGAGCAGAAGCAGGATACGATTCACCGTACCGATGGCAGACGCGTGTCAGAGGTGATGGCTGATATTAAGGGTGACTATAATCTGTCTATTGAGTTGCCGAAGATTGAAGCCAGGTTAAAAGAGCTGGGACTGACCGGAGTGGATTTTAAACTGAGAGGTAAGAACGAAGATCAGGATAAGTCCTCTGCTTTCCTGATGAAGGCCTTTGTTGTTGCTCTTGGTGTGATGGCCCTGATTCTGATCACCCAGTTCAACAGCTTCTATCAGGCATTTCTGATCCTCAGCGCCGTGCTGTTTTCCACCGTTGGTGTGTTTGCCGGTCTGCTGATCTTCCAGAAACCTTTCGGCATTGTTATGTCGGGAATCGGGGTTATCTCTCTGGCAGGTATCGTTGTAAATAACAATATCGTGCTTATCGATACTTTTAACCAACTGCTGAGACGGGGGTTAAGCCGTGAAGAGGCTATCTTAAGAACCGGTGTTCAGCGTCTGCGTCCGGTGATGCTGACCACAGTTACCACCATTCTCGGCCTTCTGCCTATGGTGCTTGAGATGAATATCGATATTGTTAATCAGAATATTGAGTTCGGAGCGCCGAGTACCCAGTGGTGGTCGCAACTGGCAACGGCTGTGGCTGGCGGGCTGGCTTTTGCAACAGCCCTGACTCTGGTGCTGACGCCATGCCTGCTGATGCTGGGAAGAAAGGACAAGTCCGCCAAACCAGCATCAGAGATGGAAGAGATTATTGAGTAG
- a CDS encoding efflux RND transporter periplasmic adaptor subunit: MRRISPLTFLSHRPWLISLLIIIGLSLWLSMGMLKAEESSSTVKSEHEQAPLARVVYQTFTPQNTAKKIDLYGRTAPDRQAKLGAEVAGKVTGLLVKKGDFVEKGQGVVQVDKANLETQLERAKASLRLREKEYKAAQSLKSKGLQGEVAFTQAQSSLIEARALVKDAQLAIKNSLIKAPFDGIVDDLFVDLGDFIGVGDPVSSFIDLKKLVIEADVSERHIQSLELNQKARIRMIGGQIVYGKLRYISRVSSVATNTFPIEVEIENRDGKIPAGISAEVELELEATRAIKVTPAMLALDESGNLGVKTVKDNMIKFVPIQLVKAEQDGVWLSGFGDSVDIVTVGQGFVRDGDRVIAVSKNPDNSQ, from the coding sequence ATGCGCCGGATAAGCCCCCTGACCTTCTTATCTCATCGTCCCTGGCTGATATCACTGCTGATCATTATTGGTTTATCTCTGTGGCTGTCCATGGGGATGCTTAAGGCTGAAGAGAGTTCTTCAACAGTGAAAAGCGAGCATGAACAGGCACCGCTTGCCAGAGTGGTTTATCAGACATTCACTCCTCAGAATACCGCTAAGAAGATCGACCTCTACGGCAGAACAGCGCCAGACCGGCAGGCGAAATTAGGTGCTGAAGTTGCGGGGAAAGTCACCGGACTATTGGTGAAAAAAGGTGATTTTGTAGAGAAAGGGCAGGGTGTTGTTCAGGTAGATAAAGCTAACCTGGAAACTCAGCTGGAAAGAGCCAAAGCATCTTTAAGGTTAAGAGAAAAAGAGTATAAAGCAGCTCAGTCTCTGAAAAGCAAAGGTCTTCAGGGGGAAGTGGCCTTTACTCAGGCGCAGTCATCTCTGATTGAGGCCAGGGCGCTGGTTAAAGATGCACAACTGGCAATAAAGAACTCCCTTATCAAGGCACCGTTTGACGGCATAGTGGATGATCTTTTTGTTGATCTTGGTGATTTTATCGGCGTCGGGGATCCGGTTTCTTCCTTTATCGATCTAAAAAAACTGGTGATAGAAGCGGATGTCAGCGAGCGGCATATACAGAGCCTGGAACTGAATCAGAAAGCGCGTATCCGGATGATTGGCGGACAGATTGTATACGGCAAGCTCAGATACATTTCCAGAGTTTCTTCTGTTGCCACCAATACCTTCCCGATTGAAGTGGAAATCGAAAACCGGGACGGAAAAATTCCGGCAGGTATCAGTGCAGAGGTTGAGCTTGAACTGGAAGCAACCAGAGCAATTAAAGTCACCCCCGCTATGCTGGCGCTGGATGAAAGCGGTAACCTTGGCGTTAAGACGGTCAAAGACAACATGATTAAGTTTGTTCCTATTCAGTTGGTAAAAGCTGAGCAGGACGGCGTCTGGCTGTCAGGCTTTGGTGATTCGGTGGATATTGTGACTGTCGGCCAGGGCTTTGTCCGCGATGGCGACCGGGTCATTGCCGTTAGCAAAAATCCTGATAATAGCCAGTAA
- a CDS encoding M23 family metallopeptidase: MSKKIKITIPSSKGEQSFHVGKKTVLVTLATLILSPAVAGYFVYQNNLQQDTAKKTFSKLMNELGDREQTISSRENRIVSLNSDIEQLAQNNLHLNQELEAKNSQLLILNKRVYDVEKVLGISEEEPENSAELALEQRMDTAAVNSAVRATMFRLIPNDTPLNYNRISSPFGRRLNPVTGKRHFHTGIDLTCKRGEPIYTPADGVVETVRPSKKGFGNFLILRHSFGFSTSYAHLKGFKVKKGQFVSKGEQIALCGNSGTSTGAHLHYEIRFLGRYLNPYNLIKWTPENFDTLFEKEKKVSWPSLVTLIDNVVRLQVNLTNHPYVDNSINTASSTEAPDEASTQ, from the coding sequence ATGTCCAAGAAAATAAAAATAACTATTCCCTCATCAAAAGGGGAACAGAGCTTTCACGTTGGCAAGAAAACCGTACTTGTAACGCTTGCAACCCTTATTCTATCGCCTGCTGTTGCGGGCTATTTTGTGTATCAGAACAATCTGCAGCAGGATACAGCTAAAAAAACGTTCTCAAAGCTAATGAATGAGCTTGGTGACCGGGAGCAAACCATCAGCAGCAGAGAAAACCGCATTGTCAGTCTGAACAGCGATATTGAACAGCTTGCTCAAAATAACCTGCATCTGAATCAGGAACTGGAAGCGAAAAACAGCCAGCTTCTTATTCTGAACAAAAGAGTCTACGACGTAGAAAAGGTGCTGGGTATTTCAGAGGAAGAGCCTGAAAACAGTGCTGAACTGGCGCTGGAACAACGAATGGATACGGCTGCGGTGAACTCTGCGGTACGAGCAACCATGTTCCGCCTGATCCCCAATGATACACCTTTGAACTATAACCGGATATCATCTCCTTTCGGGCGAAGACTGAATCCGGTAACGGGAAAGAGACATTTTCACACCGGTATCGATCTGACCTGTAAGCGCGGAGAGCCAATTTACACTCCTGCTGATGGTGTAGTGGAAACCGTGCGTCCAAGTAAAAAAGGCTTTGGTAACTTCCTGATCCTGAGACACTCATTCGGTTTCTCAACCTCTTATGCCCATCTGAAAGGCTTTAAAGTGAAGAAGGGCCAGTTTGTCAGTAAAGGGGAACAAATTGCTCTATGCGGGAACTCAGGCACCTCCACCGGAGCTCATCTGCACTATGAAATCCGCTTTCTGGGGCGTTATCTCAACCCGTACAACCTGATCAAATGGACTCCGGAAAACTTTGATACTCTGTTCGAGAAAGAGAAAAAGGTAAGCTGGCCAAGTCTGGTCACTCTGATTGATAACGTGGTTCGCCTGCAGGTTAACCTGACCAATCATCCTTATGTGGATAACAGTATTAACACTGCAAGCTCAACCGAAGCCCCGGATGAGGCTTCTACTCAATAA
- the rsmC gene encoding 16S rRNA (guanine(1207)-N(2))-methyltransferase RsmC, whose product MSSYIAPSQIAERQLEYFAGKHVLVAGEAEDLFPVELAKHCESVTVFTTNYGYYRQLERQTSVKRIFDVELTEETGADMILLYWPKAKAEAEYLLAMLLSKLGTETEIVVVGENRSGVKSIEKFFKPYGPIKKYDSARRSSFYWGQCINEPAAFVLQDWYKTYTLNVSGNEITVKSLPGVFSHGEFDIGSQLLVDSLPSLKGKVLDFGCGAGVLGAVMAVTNPGIELEMCDISALAIASSKQTLAANGANAKVFASDVYSDTSKDYDFIISNPPFHSGLDTSYSATETLLEKAPEYLNASGELYIVANSFLKYQPIIQESFTNYATINKTNKFAIYHASK is encoded by the coding sequence ATGTCCTCTTATATCGCACCAAGCCAAATCGCAGAACGTCAACTTGAATACTTTGCAGGCAAGCATGTGCTTGTTGCCGGTGAAGCCGAAGATCTGTTTCCGGTGGAACTGGCTAAGCATTGTGAGTCTGTTACTGTATTTACCACTAACTACGGCTACTACCGTCAGTTAGAGAGACAGACCTCTGTGAAACGTATCTTTGATGTTGAACTAACCGAAGAAACCGGCGCTGATATGATTCTGCTTTACTGGCCTAAAGCAAAGGCAGAAGCGGAATATCTGCTGGCTATGCTGCTGAGCAAGCTGGGCACTGAGACTGAAATTGTGGTGGTGGGTGAAAACCGCTCCGGTGTGAAAAGCATTGAAAAGTTCTTTAAACCCTACGGCCCGATTAAGAAATATGACTCAGCAAGACGCAGCTCTTTCTACTGGGGACAGTGCATAAATGAGCCTGCTGCTTTTGTCCTGCAAGACTGGTACAAAACCTACACCCTAAATGTGTCCGGCAATGAAATCACTGTAAAAAGTCTTCCGGGTGTATTCAGCCATGGTGAATTTGATATCGGCAGTCAACTACTTGTAGACTCCCTGCCATCACTAAAAGGCAAGGTACTGGACTTTGGCTGCGGCGCCGGTGTACTAGGTGCCGTCATGGCAGTCACCAATCCGGGTATTGAACTGGAAATGTGCGATATCAGCGCCTTAGCCATCGCTTCAAGTAAACAAACACTGGCTGCCAACGGTGCAAACGCAAAAGTGTTTGCCTCTGATGTTTATTCGGATACCAGCAAGGACTACGACTTTATCATCAGCAACCCTCCTTTCCATTCAGGTCTGGATACCAGCTACAGCGCAACAGAAACCCTGCTGGAAAAGGCGCCGGAATATCTGAATGCATCAGGTGAACTCTATATCGTTGCTAACAGCTTCCTTAAGTATCAGCCAATCATTCAGGAAAGTTTCACTAATTACGCGACAATAAATAAGACCAATAAATTCGCTATTTACCACGCATCAAAATAA
- a CDS encoding AI-2E family transporter, translated as MSDKAKISSSHWVLIVALLAAAFGCYLIVEPYVNSIVMAFIISLMMFPIHERIERKMPTHRNMASLVSCIVLTFIIVIPLLTVFGAIVQQGSHASQNIYTWVTDGGIQKLFENPWIVKALDFANQYLPFESVEPQEIATKIGQYASTFGSNLVALSAKILGDATNFLMDFFLMLFVLFFLLRDHDTIIKALRHILPFSRSQEDKLLEEIEKVSKSAVLGSFLTAIAQGVAGGIGMWIVGFPGLFWGTMFGFASFIPVVGTALIWIPASLYLFFTGDVTWAIFLAVWSAVVVGSIDNLLRPFLMQGSAGMNTLMIFFSLLGGIQLFGLIGLIYGPLVFAITIVLFNIYEDEFHNFLKNQDNS; from the coding sequence GTGTCAGATAAAGCAAAAATATCTTCAAGCCATTGGGTGCTTATCGTTGCGCTGTTGGCGGCGGCCTTTGGCTGTTACCTGATTGTTGAACCTTATGTGAACTCCATTGTGATGGCCTTTATCATTTCGCTGATGATGTTTCCGATTCATGAGCGGATTGAACGTAAAATGCCCACACACAGAAACATGGCGTCACTGGTTTCCTGTATTGTGCTGACCTTTATTATCGTTATCCCTTTGCTAACCGTGTTCGGGGCTATCGTCCAGCAGGGTTCTCATGCGTCGCAGAATATTTATACCTGGGTTACCGACGGCGGCATTCAGAAATTGTTTGAAAATCCATGGATAGTCAAAGCTCTGGATTTCGCTAACCAGTATCTGCCTTTTGAGAGCGTTGAGCCACAAGAGATAGCAACAAAAATTGGCCAGTATGCGAGCACCTTTGGTTCCAATCTGGTTGCCCTTAGCGCCAAAATACTGGGTGATGCCACCAACTTCCTGATGGACTTTTTCCTGATGCTGTTTGTGCTCTTCTTCCTGTTAAGAGACCACGACACTATCATTAAAGCTCTGCGCCATATCCTGCCGTTTTCCCGCAGCCAGGAAGATAAGCTTCTGGAAGAGATAGAAAAAGTGTCCAAGTCAGCTGTGTTGGGATCATTTTTAACCGCCATTGCACAGGGTGTGGCCGGGGGCATTGGTATGTGGATAGTAGGATTCCCGGGCCTGTTCTGGGGAACCATGTTCGGCTTTGCTTCATTTATTCCCGTTGTGGGAACCGCACTGATCTGGATTCCTGCATCCCTTTATCTGTTTTTTACCGGCGATGTAACCTGGGCGATTTTCTTAGCGGTCTGGAGTGCCGTTGTGGTTGGCTCTATCGACAACCTGCTCAGACCTTTCCTGATGCAAGGCAGTGCCGGGATGAATACCCTGATGATCTTCTTCTCCCTGCTGGGAGGTATTCAGCTATTCGGTCTAATTGGTTTAATCTACGGCCCGCTGGTCTTTGCCATCACCATAGTGCTGTTTAACATCTATGAAGATGAGTTCCATAACTTCCTGAAAAATCAGGATAACAGTTAA
- a CDS encoding PilZ domain-containing protein gives MSERRRFSRIIYQAPAELHQGKVKATSSIRDLSLHGLLLSSPSEPLDTSKPVDIFFHIPESDIIISLQAEIVDLNDNYLRAKIQHIDIDSISHLRRLVELNVGDEKLLHRELEQLSDLDD, from the coding sequence ATGAGCGAGAGACGTCGATTTTCGCGTATCATTTATCAAGCTCCGGCAGAATTGCACCAGGGGAAGGTGAAAGCGACTAGTTCCATCAGGGACTTATCGTTACATGGTCTGCTTCTCTCTTCACCAAGTGAACCGCTGGATACGTCAAAGCCGGTAGATATCTTTTTTCATATCCCTGAAAGCGATATCATTATCTCTCTGCAGGCAGAAATTGTTGATCTGAACGACAACTATTTAAGAGCCAAGATTCAGCATATTGATATCGACAGCATCAGTCATCTGAGAAGACTGGTTGAACTCAATGTGGGTGATGAAAAGCTGCTGCACAGAGAATTAGAGCAATTATCTGACTTAGACGACTAA